Proteins encoded within one genomic window of uncultured Desulfobacter sp.:
- a CDS encoding ATP-binding protein: MKKEYLIIPLVFVLISVLVAGYNVHVIVDVRKKHIFEMLSHQVGISARNLQGFADEFEEDFQYALTTIPFYELLSREIPNYDLMNQLRRFYSKYQNILYSVQVYNSSVFRELYNSESNYFSLTEIRENHSPREVVNGTVCRLEMDTLYFLSDIRKDGKKVGAIEFRMIFPRIIYNELRKSHIGREVWPWCVDKDGRIIIFLVEQRSVSESKRRVEGINPIVNDIADNYLGQQIHTISLNGEKTQVFSAYYPISIFGEQVGVVLSVGEDEWLAGVKTKMAAVIGSFLLIIVLVIVVFLFILGQRIAAELNLKKSEAKITKILENIQAGVLIIDKKRRTIEFANALAAGMAGTTVGELIGAFCHHPACPNEKEASPVTDKDKDIDRSESVLLTADGEPRDILKTVIPLEYEGRESFLETFVDITDLKKQTALANDLAKKATAASLAKSRFLANMSHEFRTPMNHIIGMSHLALDTQLSSKQKSYLIKIREAAEGLMIILNSVLDYSSIDTGKMAVKKAAFHFSTIMSEVKKQVLSKLSVQKKLNVLFDLDPKIPEALWGDGPKLKQVLLNLAGNAVKFTDSGQVVITASLEKQTPQRVMLHFSVRDTGIGISTDQLDTLFDAFTQADTSNTRNYGGTGLGLAITKRLVELMQGKLVVQSTPGKGSNFSFSVTFEVDSAVEKKQSPDVAIGLDLQGALDRVGGDQALLEKVLLTFYNNHHNDMEKLNGALIKGDRAEAGRIVHKLKGSGGMIGALGLSAAIVALEAALKDGAEQLDSHLERVSSGMSQVLSAIGDRLEDSFIDTAEVVTSPIDVDTVLPLLKSFEAYLMESDLEAMGKLDEIKTALKGTSVMGAVDKVEKQLQQYDFEGALSAYYEVLSVMERDSHGRSGQ; the protein is encoded by the coding sequence TTGAAAAAAGAATACCTGATCATTCCCCTTGTATTTGTGCTTATTTCGGTTTTAGTCGCCGGTTACAATGTGCATGTGATTGTTGATGTCCGAAAAAAGCACATTTTCGAAATGCTGTCGCACCAGGTGGGGATCAGCGCCCGGAATCTTCAGGGATTTGCCGACGAATTTGAAGAGGACTTTCAGTACGCCCTTACCACTATTCCATTTTATGAATTGTTGAGCCGGGAGATACCCAATTATGATTTGATGAACCAGCTGCGGCGGTTCTATTCGAAATATCAGAACATCCTATACTCTGTTCAGGTGTACAATTCATCGGTTTTCCGTGAATTGTACAACAGCGAAAGCAATTATTTCTCCCTCACCGAAATTCGTGAAAACCACTCTCCACGGGAGGTTGTTAATGGAACGGTTTGCCGTCTGGAAATGGACACGCTTTATTTTCTCAGTGATATTCGAAAGGACGGAAAAAAAGTCGGGGCCATTGAATTTCGGATGATTTTCCCCCGGATCATTTACAATGAATTGAGAAAAAGCCATATTGGTCGAGAGGTCTGGCCCTGGTGCGTTGACAAGGACGGGCGAATTATCATTTTTTTGGTGGAGCAGCGCAGCGTCTCTGAATCAAAACGGCGAGTGGAAGGCATAAACCCCATTGTTAACGATATTGCGGACAACTATCTAGGTCAACAGATTCATACAATTTCTTTAAACGGAGAAAAGACTCAAGTGTTCTCCGCCTACTACCCCATCAGCATATTCGGCGAGCAAGTGGGGGTTGTTCTTTCCGTGGGTGAAGATGAATGGCTCGCCGGTGTGAAAACAAAAATGGCGGCCGTTATTGGAAGCTTTTTGCTGATCATCGTTTTGGTGATCGTCGTCTTTCTTTTTATTTTAGGGCAACGGATTGCCGCCGAGTTGAACCTGAAAAAAAGCGAAGCAAAGATAACAAAAATACTTGAGAATATACAGGCGGGTGTTTTGATCATTGATAAAAAACGGCGTACAATCGAATTTGCCAATGCGCTTGCCGCGGGTATGGCTGGAACAACGGTAGGCGAGCTGATTGGAGCGTTCTGTCACCACCCGGCCTGCCCCAATGAAAAGGAGGCAAGTCCCGTCACGGATAAGGACAAGGACATTGATAGGTCCGAGAGTGTTCTTCTGACGGCCGACGGTGAACCACGCGATATCCTGAAAACAGTCATTCCACTGGAATATGAGGGCAGGGAAAGCTTTTTGGAGACATTTGTGGACATTACGGATTTAAAAAAGCAGACAGCACTGGCCAATGACCTTGCCAAAAAGGCCACCGCGGCCAGCCTTGCGAAAAGCCGGTTTCTGGCCAATATGAGCCATGAGTTCAGAACCCCCATGAACCACATTATCGGTATGTCGCATCTGGCCTTGGATACGCAATTGAGTTCTAAGCAAAAAAGCTACCTGATAAAGATCCGAGAGGCTGCTGAGGGCCTGATGATTATCCTCAATTCCGTATTGGATTATTCCAGCATCGATACCGGAAAAATGGCTGTAAAAAAGGCAGCGTTTCACTTCAGTACGATTATGTCCGAGGTGAAAAAACAGGTTTTATCTAAATTGTCGGTGCAAAAGAAATTAAACGTCCTGTTCGATCTTGATCCGAAGATACCTGAAGCACTTTGGGGAGATGGCCCTAAGCTGAAACAGGTGTTGCTCAATCTTGCCGGAAATGCCGTAAAGTTCACGGACAGCGGCCAGGTTGTCATTACGGCCTCACTGGAAAAACAGACGCCCCAAAGGGTAATGCTTCATTTTTCAGTTCGGGATACAGGTATCGGCATTTCCACCGACCAGTTGGATACGCTGTTTGATGCATTCACCCAGGCAGACACCTCCAATACCCGAAATTACGGTGGGACAGGTTTGGGGCTGGCCATCACCAAGCGACTTGTTGAACTGATGCAGGGTAAACTGGTTGTGCAAAGCACCCCCGGAAAAGGGAGCAACTTTTCCTTTTCCGTGACATTTGAAGTGGATTCTGCCGTTGAAAAAAAACAATCGCCGGACGTTGCGATAGGATTGGACTTGCAGGGCGCATTAGACAGGGTGGGCGGAGATCAGGCGCTTCTCGAAAAGGTGCTGTTAACGTTCTACAATAATCATCACAACGATATGGAGAAGCTTAATGGGGCGCTGATCAAAGGAGACAGGGCGGAGGCAGGTCGTATTGTGCACAAATTGAAAGGATCTGGGGGAATGATCGGCGCTTTGGGGCTCAGTGCAGCCATCGTTGCCCTGGAGGCCGCCTTAAAAGATGGGGCTGAACAACTCGACAGTCATCTGGAGAGGGTGTCATCGGGGATGTCGCAGGTGTTGTCTGCTATCGGCGACCGATTGGAAGATTCTTTTATCGATACGGCAGAGGTGGTAACTTCTCCCATTGATGTCGACACCGTGTTGCCCCTGTTGAAATCGTTCGAGGCATACTTGATGGAGAGCGATCTTGAGGCGATGGGGAAATTGGATGAAATTAAAACCGCTTTGAAAGGCACTTCGGTTATGGGGGCGGTGGATAAGGTGGAAAAACAGTTGCAGCAATACGATTTTGAAGGAGCACTTTCAGCCTATTATGAGGTTTTGTCTGTGATGGAAAGGGACTCGCATGGAAGATCCGGTCAGTAA